AATCTCCCTACGTAAGGCATAGCCAGGATCTATCTCGCAGACATCGTAAGGAATTAATTCCCGCATCCGCGGGAAGAACCTTATAAGCAAGGACACGGTGCCTAAAAGAAAGTAACGAGCCCCCAGATTGTGATCCAACCTTTTTACCCGCAACGCTCAAAGCATCCTAAAATAGAAATACTCTTTCTTTAATTTCTGCTATTCTTCTTTTAGTTATATAAATATTAAATTTTCAAGGAATGAATAATTATGAAAACTCTACCTATAGTTGCTGCTCTTTTGACAACTTCCTCACTAAGTTTTGCTGCATCTATTTCCTCTATGAGTAAAGCGGAAGTGACGGAAGCCATTACTGATAAAACGATCACCACAATATCAGCTGCTACCCTAAATGATAAATTACTCGCCAATAGTTTTACCGGCTACTATGGTAAAGACGGTAAGATGATGGGGGCATTTGCGAAACCAACCGAGGGAGCTCCCCAAAACGATAAAGGAACCTGGCTTGTAAAAGAGGACGGCAGCGTTTGCATGACTTGGGAACACTGGTTTAATGGAAAGGAAGATTGCGTTTATTTTTATAAGCTTAATAATGGATTACTGGTTGTAGGAGCGAACCAAAATTTTGAGAGTGTGATCTTAAATTCTGATATTAAATCAGGTAATCAAACTGCAACCCCTCCTCAAACCAATCAATAATTATATTCTCTGATTGCGCTCTTTAGCAGCAATCAGAGAGTCGATACTCATTTCCAATATTTCAATGCCAAAATTGTGTGGATATATTTACTAATTGCTGCAATTTATTTAGCCCCGCTAAATCTGGGTTCTGCCATCAAAATTTCTTGATAAGAGCTAAAAAATAATGTAAAAGGCCACCATATTGAATAATTAGGAAAGAACGTGTTAAAAAAAATTTCTATAGGTTATTTGACTGGTTCACAAAAAGCTACCGAGAATCATCTATTATCAGATACGCTGGTACCAAAGACTCCCTTTACATGGGGACAAATGTTTTTTAAGCCTTACGAGTCGACCACAGAATATATTTATTGCGCTCGTCATACATTCATTTCTGCTGCTTTCCTTGGTTTGATTATTTTTGATCCTATGCGAGCAGTAGAAATTCCTTTGATAGTGTTGGGTGGGGTTGCGATATTATTTGGGGTAGAGACTGCTGGTAAAGCGATGGGTTCGAAGCAAATATCCTCATGGGCTTTTGAAGCAACAAATAATATAGTTCAACTTTTTTGCCAGGCCTTAATCGATCTTATTTTACTACCCGTATCTGCTATGGCTATGTTGACCCGGGTAGCTTCTACCGCTTTAAAAGAAAGAGGGATTTATGACTATGATGCCTCCTCATCGCAACCAGTAGAACATGCGATGGACCCGTTAACCCCCTAAATTTATGCTTTATAGAGTAGATAAGCAACGGTCTTAAATTGTTCATTCAATGCCGTTGCTTCAGCATAATAGACTGACTCAAATTATAGAAATAAACTATATACAATCAGAAATAAAACTTGTGCTGCAGTAACGGTTAATCCATTTTGTATCATTGCTTTGACATTTTCGCTTCCAGCAAAACCCATCGCAGCAAACATATTCGCCCCCGGATAAGCATAATTTGTAACACGGGTAGCAAAGATCATGCATAAAGCGAATGCGATCATGGGCAATTGCATTTGCAGCACACTTGGATAAAAGAGCTGATGCAACATTTTAATCGTTGCTTCCGCGGCCCCAGGCATGCCAAATGCACCGGTAAAGCCAATTAACATCGATAATATCGGCTTACCCCCTACATTAATTAAAGGAGTTAATAGTTCGGTTAAAGCACTAAATCCTCCTGCTTGATGAATTAAAACCATAAAAGGATCGAATAAAATAAATAAAAAGAAAAGATGTAAACTTTTACGCATTCCCTCAACGAATAACCTAAAAATTTGATTTAAGCTTAATTTGCTCACCAATCCTGTACTAAGCCCTAGAAATAACATAACAAAAATAACATAAGAAGTTTTCGCATGCGAAAATAGGCCATAACTCAAGCAAGCCATAAACGAAATCAAAAACAGTAGGGTAGTGCGCTTTTGTTGTTTACTGGGCACAAATGGCTCTGAAGTGTCCTCATCTTCGCAAGATTCATGCGCATACTTTTGTTGTAATCGATTCGCCATAACCCAGGTCGTAATTAAAGTAACCAGGGCCACCGGAAGAGATGCATAAAGCAGGACCGTCTGGTAATTTAGTCCTGTAACGCCCAATAAAGCCACGACTGGGGGGGCAAAAGGGCCAAGAATTAAAGCTTCCTCCGCTGAAGCCTGCATTAATACCGCCAAACTCGGTCGCGATAGTCCTACAGACCCAGCAATCGGACGTAAGCTGGGTGCTAAAATTGCCAATCCGCCCGCTAAAGTGCCCAGCAAACCTACAATAATAAAAGAAGAAAGCACAATGCCAATTTTAGCGCGTCGTTGGGTATTAATTCCAATCCCATACACAATTTGATGCACCAAAGTATGACTGACCTGGGTATGCGTTAAGAGCTCGCCCAATCCATGACCTAACATGATAATAAAACCCACTAAGGCCATGAAGGAGCCTAAAGCATTCGCCATAGAATTTCCAATGTCGATGGGGCTACTTAGATTCCACAAATAACCCAGTCCGACACAAATTGCAGTCGCTATTAAAGCATCGACATTGCGAAATAATAGTACCGCATAAAGAACAATAATGCTTAAACTGGCCAGCTGAATGTAAAATAACATTATTGGATCATCCCAATCTGATTTAATCCTTGGGTAATTCCTTCAATCCCCAAACCCGGCTTGTCTGACAAAATAATCTTACTGCCAATGCGTTGCGCTCCGCCAAGTACATAGTTGTCACGAATTAAATAAATAGGATCTAGGTCCGCATAGAGGATATCCGGCTTACTTAGAGCAAAACTCGCTATTGCAGCGATGCCAATGGGTGATTCCAGCATACAACCGACCATGATGTTCATGTGTGCTGTTTTAGCAATATTATAAATTGATTGCGCATTCTTAAGGCCACCTGATTTCATCAGCTTAATATTAACCCCATCACAGGCATTAATTTTTGCAAGATTCAGCGTATCTTCAGGAGAAAAACATGCCTCGTCGGCAATGATAAGACAATCAACCTGTTCACTAATCGCCTTTAAGTGCGCGAGATCTTGAGCATGAATAGGTTGTTCGACCAAGGGGATATTCAAATGTTGTTGTTTTAAAGAATTAATAACCATTAACGCATCTTCATAAGACCAGCCCTGATTGGCATCGACAAGTAACGTGATTGAATGACCTACCGCTTGGCGAATTGTACGGACGCGTTCAATGTCTTCAATTGGATTTACTCCTAATTTAATTTTTATAGTTTGATGCCCTTGCTGAACGAGCACAAGCGCATCCTGCACCATAGCGTCAATCTCTTTAAGGCTTATTGTAATACACGAGCTAATGCTATTCGTAGTACCACCCAATAATTTATAAAGGGGTAAACCTCTATGTTGGGCAAATAAATCATGCAATGCAATATCCATGGCAGCTTTCGCAGAAGTATTGCCGGCTATGGATTGATTATTCAATTGGAGTAATAAATTTAATTCAGCAATATTTCGCCCAATTAACTGGGGGCCGAGGATGGTTTTAATAGCAATGATAATCGATTCGGTACTGTCGCCAGTAATTGCTGGAGTTGACGCGGCGGAACCATAGCCCCAATGACCACTGTCTGTTTTTATCATTACCACTACATCTTCAACACATTCGGTACGTCTTACGGCAGTTATAAAGGGGCGAATTAAGGGAATGGTTAATTGCGCAATATGAATCTCCGTAATCTTCATCGAAGCACCTTTTTTGTGTGGGTCCATTTATAAGACATAGGGAATACCTTGTTTAATAACCTAGAATGAGTAATAAGTGTATATCGTCACATCATAACTTAATTATGGGTTTTGGAGACAAATAATTTGTAAGGTAAATCGCTATTGCTTTTTATGCATCAGATAGGTACCTTACTGTTTTTCATCTTTAATTCAGGAGCCCATATGAAATTCACCACTGCATTTAAGATGAGCTTTCTTTTTTTACTGATAAGCCTCTGCCTTTTTGAAGCACATGCTGTTCCTGTCGCACAATCTCCTAAAGAAGTTCGCATTCCTGAGTGCAAAGACATTCGCGTTCCTAACGCTGCAAACATACACATTAGTAATGAAGGAACTCTTTATCGTTTCCATTTTGCGCTTCCTGCTTGTGGGCATGCTTCCTATCAAAATTACTATCCCACAGCCTACATCGTTCAAGAACTTGTGGAAGATTTTTATAAAAGCGGAACGGTTAAACTCACAGTAACCCAAGACCCGCCCTCTCAGCCTCTCGCAAAGGACACCTTCCTGCTTGAAGTAGAACAATCACTGTTTGGCGATCGTTTTGCTTTTCGAGAAGAAGTTCAGCTCGTTTATGAGCGTAACTACATCCATATGGTAAATCAATCTCACATCATCCCTGGCAGTGTTCGTAAAGCGTTAGAGCCCTATCAATTTTTACGTGATATTCAGTGGAAGAATGATTGCCAACAAGAATCAGCAGGCTGGTGCTATACATGGAATGGATATTTTTCAATCACTTGGGAATGGGATGGCCATCAAAATATTGAGAAGATGAAAAAGGAGGTAATCCAGAACATTTTACCCCTAGCTTTTAGAGAAACTTATCTTCGGTACGAACGATACATCTATGAAGTAGCTAATCCTTAAAGTAATTGAAATAAAATATATAAACGAGAGGTGCAATAAGCAAAGCATGTACGGGGCAAGCAAGCACCTTTGTATCCTCCAAAAATTTGATTTCAAACCTTAATATTTGCATATTTATTTAACATTTTAATTGATTAATATCTGACCTCAAAATAAAATAAGTCTTCGATAGATATGGGTAGTTACCTGTACTTTCTATACTAAAAATACCAGAGGACTCTATGCAAAGTCATATTGAAATTACAGCTTTAAATCGTGGTGAGTTATTAAATCTGGCGTTGAGTAAGCTTATTAAGTATAAAAATGAACATCTTGATGAAGTGAATAAAGAATATAACTTTCAGCACCTGCCTTATGAAATAGAAGACCTAGCGGATCTTGTTTTTTTAAGAAGACATAAACCGCTCAATGGCTTATTCCCTTCCTCCCATTATATTTGTCACGTCAACAAGATGATCAAAGGAGTAGAACAAAGACTTGCTCAGTTTGAAAAGAGTAAAGTGATGATTGATCCAGTTATTGAGCAGTTGCAAGAAAAGTTAAATTTATCAATGAACGATGTGAATACCTTGAAAAAGCTCGTGTATATACCTCTTGATGACATGCCCTATGCTGAAGGTTTATCCTATGCAGCCTTGAATATCATTGAAGAACAAAACGTGCTTGAATGTGATTTGATTAAATCTAAGGTGGCTATCAAATTACTCGAACATGCGTTAACCCTTTCTATTAGAGATGAATCCGCCGGACTTTCAAAACGCCCTGCATTTCTGCTGGCAGAAATTTATGCAAATGCAAGAAAAGAGGTAATAGGCCTCGTTGAATTTAATCCGGAAAAAGCTTTGTTCTATTTAAAGGAAGCATCGAAACATGGCTCCGAAACTGCGAAAAAATTACTGTCAGAAAAAAACCCAGTGATTGCTCTCTTAAAACAAAATGGGATGGATATTAATGAATCAAACGCTTTATGCCCACTTAGGATGTTTACCCACCCAGATAGTCCAATAACAAGTCCCCCTCTCGAATCAGCGAATACCACTTACCCTCAATAAGATTAATGACATATGTTAAGAACGTAACCTCGTTGCAGCAACCAGGTTACACCCTAAACATCTGCGTATGCTTGGGTATTTTCAGATTTTTTTTAGGGATTTAACAAGAGATTTAATAATTATGAACTAAAAGACACCCATCAAAATCAAAAAAGTATCTTCGGTTATGCCCCGTTTTTTATCAAAACATATCAATCAACTTATTGCAAAAATAATTGAGTTAGCAGGTAGGGTCCTGACTCAATCTCATTCTTCTCCCCATAGTCTGTTCAAACTTAGCCTTTAAATGCTAAGACCAAAAATGCTTGAGGATCGTGTTTAAAATAATTTAATATCATCGAGGTCCTCAGCAATGCCTGTTGTGAGCTACTAAGTTAAGGAGCGTTATGATCGTTATTTTCGTCCATGGTTGGAGTGCCACGAATACCGATAGTTATGGGGAACTCCCTCAATGGCTTGAAAGTCAGAGCAAGAATCAAACACTGAATATTCGAGTGGGCAATATTTATCTCGGCCGTTATATCAGTTTTGACGATTCAATAACGGTTGACGATATAGCACGTGCATTTGATCAAGCCTTACGTGATGAAATTGCGGATAAGCTTGGCGATGGAGAACGTTTTGCGTGTATCACCCATTCAACTGGTGGGCCCATTGTTCGGAAATGGATGGATTTGTATTTTAAGAATAATCTTGAAAAATGCCCATTAAGCCATCTTATCATGCTCGCCCCCTCCAACCACGGATCTGCCCTTGCCCAACTTGGTAAATCCCGTTTAGGCCGCATTAAAAGTTTTTTTGAAGGTGTTGAACCAGGACAGCAAGTCCTTGACTGGCTTGAGCTCGGAAGCGATATGAGCTGGCAACTCAATGAAAGTTGGCTTGATTATGAATGCACTGCTCATGGAATCTATTCCTTTGTACTTACGGGCCAGAAAATTGATCGGCAACTTTATGATGCACTAAACTCCTACACGGGAGAAGCTGGCTCTGATGGGATAGTACGCGTAGCGGCTACAAATATGAATTATAGCTTGTTGAAATTACATCAGGAGGGAAATAATGGGGAAAATCTTGTTGTCTCCAAAATGATACGCTCAAAACCAATGGCATTTGGGGTTCTGCCTCGGCTTGCGCATTCCGGAAAAAATATGGGAATCATTCGAAGTGTTACTCTGGCTAATGCAGCAACCCACCCTACAGCAATATGGGTCCTGCGTTGTCTGCAAGTAAAAAATACCGCTGCCTATAATGCAATAGCAATAGAGCTCGATAAACTTACTAAAGAAACTCAGAATAATGAGCACATCGAAATGGTGAGCACACTTATCTTTAAGCGTGAGTACATCACCAATCGCTACTCTATGATTGTTTTTCGACTTATTGATGACCGAGGCAATCACCTTGCCGATTATGATCTTTTTTTAACTGCTGGACCAAAATATAGCGAACAGGCGCTTCCTCAAGGGTTCTTCGTAGATCGCCAGAGAAACCTAAATAATCGAGGAAAACTGACCTATTTTCTTGACTACGATATTATGGAAGCCGGGATTAATACACCCCAAATGCAAGGTCATCTTGGATTCCGGATTAGGGCTTACCCAGAGTCAAGTGCCCAAGCCCTTGCCTATTATAAAGTACTTGATTTTCATTCCTCGCTTGCGGATATGAACCAAATCATCCATCCCAACGAAACCGTAATGGTTGAGATCATGCTTCAGCGACGCGTAGATAAAGCAGTTTTTCGTATTACTAATAATCTAACTCCAGCAAAAATTAGTGGGAAACCTACTGGTGAAAAAGTAGATTAGGTTTTTCTGCATTTGCAAACGCACCTATGAACTTGAAAACCCTGGTTGCTCTGCACCAGGCTACGCTTTAATTAATTGAAGAAACTCAAATACTCTTCTTCAGTAAACGTTTTAATAGGCTCATTGGAATTAGAATCATGGAACATGGATTGAGCACGTGGAGCAGCCAGTTTCGTGACCTCCTGAGTCGTACCCGACTTTTGCTGAGTAGACATAAAAGGAAGAGGTAGAGCATCAGGTTTAGGAACAATAGTCTTACCCTCTATACAAATATTAGGATAAGTTAGCGGATCAGTCATTGGAACCACGGTGTTTTTACTATTAAATGGAGATACATATATAGGCTTTAGATGGGTTCCCGTTGGAGCAAATTGGGGTGGGAAAAACCTTTGAGTGGTCCTTCCTTGTAACTTTAAAAGATTAGGCTGATTCCTTAATTTTACTTTTTCATCCCATGCAAGATACATTTTGTCTACAACAAGGGTTCGTTGTTTAGACTGTTTATCAGCAAGACCTTGCTTGGTTAAATCATTGACTAATGACACCTGTATTGGCGTACCATAAATTTGTTCTAAATAGTCTCTGGAAGCAATTAAAATAGGTCCCTCACACACTAGAGTAATATGTTCACTATTAGTCACCAGCGGAGTTTCCTTTTGTTTCTTTTTTTCATCCTCTTTAATTTTTGTTTCCAGCATTTTCGCAATTTTATGACTTGAACATCCATAGGCTGTAAACATTGAGCGTCCATGATGAGACTTGGCAGGTAGCCAAAGTACACTAAAATTATCACTCGGTGAAAAGAGTCCATTAAAATTATATGCTTCTTTTACTTGAGCACTCGTCTTATTCCTTTTAGTATATGAAGTAGCGCCTAAATATTCCTCCGAAAAATCAATGAGATCCTCTGTCATTGATTCAGCTAAAATAGGTTTAATTGTTAGTGAGTTTTGGTT
The DNA window shown above is from Legionella sp. PC997 and carries:
- the plaB gene encoding phospholipase PlaB is translated as MIVIFVHGWSATNTDSYGELPQWLESQSKNQTLNIRVGNIYLGRYISFDDSITVDDIARAFDQALRDEIADKLGDGERFACITHSTGGPIVRKWMDLYFKNNLEKCPLSHLIMLAPSNHGSALAQLGKSRLGRIKSFFEGVEPGQQVLDWLELGSDMSWQLNESWLDYECTAHGIYSFVLTGQKIDRQLYDALNSYTGEAGSDGIVRVAATNMNYSLLKLHQEGNNGENLVVSKMIRSKPMAFGVLPRLAHSGKNMGIIRSVTLANAATHPTAIWVLRCLQVKNTAAYNAIAIELDKLTKETQNNEHIEMVSTLIFKREYITNRYSMIVFRLIDDRGNHLADYDLFLTAGPKYSEQALPQGFFVDRQRNLNNRGKLTYFLDYDIMEAGINTPQMQGHLGFRIRAYPESSAQALAYYKVLDFHSSLADMNQIIHPNETVMVEIMLQRRVDKAVFRITNNLTPAKISGKPTGEKVD
- a CDS encoding Na+/H+ antiporter NhaC family protein; this translates as MLFYIQLASLSIIVLYAVLLFRNVDALIATAICVGLGYLWNLSSPIDIGNSMANALGSFMALVGFIIMLGHGLGELLTHTQVSHTLVHQIVYGIGINTQRRAKIGIVLSSFIIVGLLGTLAGGLAILAPSLRPIAGSVGLSRPSLAVLMQASAEEALILGPFAPPVVALLGVTGLNYQTVLLYASLPVALVTLITTWVMANRLQQKYAHESCEDEDTSEPFVPSKQQKRTTLLFLISFMACLSYGLFSHAKTSYVIFVMLFLGLSTGLVSKLSLNQIFRLFVEGMRKSLHLFFLFILFDPFMVLIHQAGGFSALTELLTPLINVGGKPILSMLIGFTGAFGMPGAAEATIKMLHQLFYPSVLQMQLPMIAFALCMIFATRVTNYAYPGANMFAAMGFAGSENVKAMIQNGLTVTAAQVLFLIVYSLFL
- a CDS encoding dipeptide epimerase — its product is MKITEIHIAQLTIPLIRPFITAVRRTECVEDVVVMIKTDSGHWGYGSAASTPAITGDSTESIIIAIKTILGPQLIGRNIAELNLLLQLNNQSIAGNTSAKAAMDIALHDLFAQHRGLPLYKLLGGTTNSISSCITISLKEIDAMVQDALVLVQQGHQTIKIKLGVNPIEDIERVRTIRQAVGHSITLLVDANQGWSYEDALMVINSLKQQHLNIPLVEQPIHAQDLAHLKAISEQVDCLIIADEACFSPEDTLNLAKINACDGVNIKLMKSGGLKNAQSIYNIAKTAHMNIMVGCMLESPIGIAAIASFALSKPDILYADLDPIYLIRDNYVLGGAQRIGSKIILSDKPGLGIEGITQGLNQIGMIQ